CAATTGTAAGTATTACATATGTCTGAACAGCATCTCCAATTGGCATACCTTTTTGAAGCACTCCAATGAGTATTCCTCCAATAATGTTTATAATCATAATTATTATGGCAGCAATTGCATCACCTCTAATGAATTTACTTGCTCCATCCATTGCTCCATAAAAGTCTGCTTCTCTGCTTATTTCTTCCCTTCGGCGTCTTGCTTCCTTTTCATCAATAAGTCCTGCATTTAAATCTGCATCAATGCTCATCTGTTTACCAGGCATGGCGTCAAGAGTAAAACGGGCAGACACTTCTGCAATTCTTCCAGCTCCTTTGGTTATTACAATAAAGTTAATAATTACAAGAATTAAAAAAACTATCAAACCAACTACAAAATTTCCACTTACAACAAACTCTCCAAATGCTTTTATAACCTTACCTGCTGCTTCTGTGCCAAGCTCACCTCTTGTTAAAATCAGACGAGTTGATGCAATGTTAAGAGAAAGTCTCATAAGTGTAGCAATTAATAAAACAGAAGGAAACACTGAAAAATCAAGGGGTTTTCTCACATAGGAAGCTACCAAAATAATCAAAATTGAGAGGGTTATGCTCATTGTAAGGGATAAATCAAGCATAAATGGAGGAATGGGAACAATCATGAATATCAATATAAGAATTATTCCAACTGCAACAAGCACATCACTTCTTATGTAATTCATAATATTCATGCGATCTGTCTTCCTTTAATTTTATAAACAGTAGCTAAAATAGTAGCTACTGCTTTATAGAGTGCTTCAGGAATTTCCTCTCCAAGAGGAATTCTATACAAAGCCCTTGCAAGGGGCTTGTTTTCATATATGGGTACGCCCGAAGCTCTTGCTATCTCTTTTATCCTTTCCGCAAGAAGATTTGCTCCCTTTGCCACAACCGCAGGTGCATTCATATTTTTTGAGTCATACTTTATGCAAACAGCAAGATGCAAAGGGTTTGTAATAACAACATCAGCCTTTGGAACTTCCTGCATCATTCTTTTACGTGCCATCTCTCTCTGTAAGCTTCTTATTCTTGCTCTTACCATTGGTGAACCTTCTGTTTCTTTGAATTCTTCTTTTATTTCCTGTTTTGTCATTCTTAAATTTCTCTCATACTGCCATCTTTGATATGCAAAATCTATACCTGCAAAAACAGTAAGCATTATAAGACAAGCAAGTATGAGTTGATAAATTTTTTGAAATGAAATACCTGCAATAGCCTTTACATCCATATCAATCAAAAGTGGCAGAATATTGACATCTTTTTTCAGAACAAAATATATAACTATACCAAGAGCAACCAATTTTAAAATACCCTTTATGGTCTCAAACAAAGCATTCAGGGAAAAAAGTTTTTTTATGCCTTTTAATGGACTTATCTTTGATACATCAGGAACTAATGTTGCTCCTGTAAAAAGAAAACCTGTTTGAATAAAATGAACAAGCAAAACACCAAAAAGAAGTACTCCTCCAATTGGAAGAAATTGAATAAAATACCATTTTATTTCATCTTTTATTATTGTAATTATAGCACTTGCAACAAACTCTGGATTTTTAACTCTTGTAAATGCCTCTTTCATATGTTGCATTATTGAGATTAAAAATGTGCCAGAAAAAACAAAATAAAGGAAAATCATCCACGTTCCTATGATACCAGTAAGTTCTCTACTTCGGGGGACTTCACCCTTTTGCCGAGCTTTTTCTCGCCTTCGCGGGGTAGCCTGTTCAGTTCGTTCTTGCAGTTCTTCTGGCATAGCTTACCTCAAAAGACCAAATAAAGCATCTTTAAGATTTATAAATGCCTTTGAAAGAACCATTGTGAAAATAGGAATGCTCAACCACATAACTGCAATACCCGTAGCAAGCAAAAGCGGGAATCCGACAAAAAAAACATTTGCCTGAGGCATAATCCTTGATAAAAATCCAAGTCCTATATTCATAAGAACCTGAACAAGTAAAACAGGAGCAGCGAGTTTTAAAGCAAGAGGGAACATAATATAGGAAAAGGCTATTATATTTCCTGAAAAAGAAAATTTTATAGGAAATTCAAAAGTCTTAACTATCATTTCAACAAAACTCAGATGTAAATCTAAAGAGAAAAAAAGAGCAATTGTGAACATCTCATAGAAAATACTAAGAGGTCCCATAAGTTCACCAAACTGAGGATTAAAAACATTTGCAATAGTAAAACCAATCTGCATACTCATCCATTGAGAAGCTATCTCAACTGCAGCAATAATAACCCTTACCATGATACCTATAGCCATTCCAAAAACAACAGCATTAAACAGAGAAATAAGCAAATTTTCCTCTTTTACATGTATAAAAGGAATAATAGCAAGAGATATAGAAAGAGCAAAAAAGAATCTAAACATTATTGGAACAGTCCTACTGCCAATGTATGGAAGAAAGAAAAGTATTATAGAAACCCTTATGAAAACAGGAATAAAACTATAAAAATTCGTTGTAAGAAGTTCTAAGTAGTTCATTTAACATACATGGGAAGGTTTTCAAAAATTCCCCTTGTAAATTTCGTCATTATATTGACCATCCAGGGAATTGTAAGAAGCAATGTTAAAAAAACAGCAATAACCTTTGGAACAAAGCTTATTGTCATCTCCTGTAACTGGGTTATTGCCTGAAATAGTCCTATAATAAGACCAACAAGAAGGCTTACAAGTAACACAGGACCTCCAACCAGAAGAATGGTTTCAAAGGTCTGTTTTGAAATATAGTTTAAAAATTCTACTGTCATTTAAATCCTCCTGCAAGTGAGCCTATAATCAATTGCCATCCATCAACTAAAACAAAAAGCAATAACTTAAAAGGCATTGATATCATAACTGGTGGAACCATAAACATTCCCATAGATAGCAATATGCTTGCCACAACAATATCAATAACCAAAAAAGGAAGGAAGATTAAAAATCCGATTTCAAAAGCCCTTTTAAGTTCACCAAGAGCAAAGGCAGGAACAACAATTTTCATCGGTAAATCCATAGGAGTTGCAGGTTTGACTTCTGTTTTTGAAAGTTTGAAAAACAGGGCAAGGTCTTTTTCTCTTGTCTGCTTCAGCATAAACTCTTTAAATGGAACTGATGCTTTACTTATCGCCTCTTCCATGTTTATCTCTTTTTTTGACAGTGGTAAGTAAGCTTCATTGTAAACTCTGTCAACTGTTGGAGACATAATAAAAAGGGTAAGAAACAATGCAAGCCCGATTATAACTTGATTCGGAGGAACTGAAGGAGTTCCAAGTGCCTGTCTTAACAGAGAAAGAACAATAACAATTCTTGTAAAAGATGTCATCATGATTAATACTGCTGGTAGAAAGCTTAACAGAGTTATAAATACAAGAATGTCAATGGCACTTGAAAAACCAAATAACCCTCCTTGAGCAGACTGAGGTGCAGCAAAACAAAGTGTTGGAGATAAAATTAAAAGACAGCTAAATAAACCTCCTTTGAATATCCTTTGCCAGAGAGTTCTTCTCTCCTCTGTCTGCTCTTCAAAGATTGCCTTAATCTTTGAAGAATCAAGTTTACTTATCAGATTAATTCCATGCTCCGATATCCCAACCAAAAGATATTCATCAAAGGCTTTTACCACACCTATACCTTTTTTATAACCTATTGGCTGATAGTAAATAATCTGAATAAATCCCTTTCCTGGATTTATCTTGTTTTTCATTAATCGCAAAACAATATATAGGGCTACAATAATAAAAATTAAGGATAATATGGCTTTAAAATATTCCATTGTATCCTCTCAACCAAGCTGTTTTACTCTTTCTTGAGGGCTTATAATATCTGTAATTCTTATGCCGAACT
The Thermodesulfovibrio yellowstonii DSM 11347 DNA segment above includes these coding regions:
- the flhB gene encoding flagellar biosynthesis protein FlhB; its protein translation is MPEELQERTEQATPRRREKARQKGEVPRSRELTGIIGTWMIFLYFVFSGTFLISIMQHMKEAFTRVKNPEFVASAIITIIKDEIKWYFIQFLPIGGVLLFGVLLVHFIQTGFLFTGATLVPDVSKISPLKGIKKLFSLNALFETIKGILKLVALGIVIYFVLKKDVNILPLLIDMDVKAIAGISFQKIYQLILACLIMLTVFAGIDFAYQRWQYERNLRMTKQEIKEEFKETEGSPMVRARIRSLQREMARKRMMQEVPKADVVITNPLHLAVCIKYDSKNMNAPAVVAKGANLLAERIKEIARASGVPIYENKPLARALYRIPLGEEIPEALYKAVATILATVYKIKGRQIA
- a CDS encoding flagellar biosynthetic protein FliR, translating into MNYLELLTTNFYSFIPVFIRVSIILFFLPYIGSRTVPIMFRFFFALSISLAIIPFIHVKEENLLISLFNAVVFGMAIGIMVRVIIAAVEIASQWMSMQIGFTIANVFNPQFGELMGPLSIFYEMFTIALFFSLDLHLSFVEMIVKTFEFPIKFSFSGNIIAFSYIMFPLALKLAAPVLLVQVLMNIGLGFLSRIMPQANVFFVGFPLLLATGIAVMWLSIPIFTMVLSKAFINLKDALFGLLR
- the fliQ gene encoding flagellar biosynthesis protein FliQ — its product is MTVEFLNYISKQTFETILLVGGPVLLVSLLVGLIIGLFQAITQLQEMTISFVPKVIAVFLTLLLTIPWMVNIMTKFTRGIFENLPMYVK
- the fliP gene encoding flagellar type III secretion system pore protein FliP (The bacterial flagellar biogenesis protein FliP forms a type III secretion system (T3SS)-type pore required for flagellar assembly.), which produces MEYFKAILSLIFIIVALYIVLRLMKNKINPGKGFIQIIYYQPIGYKKGIGVVKAFDEYLLVGISEHGINLISKLDSSKIKAIFEEQTEERRTLWQRIFKGGLFSCLLILSPTLCFAAPQSAQGGLFGFSSAIDILVFITLLSFLPAVLIMMTSFTRIVIVLSLLRQALGTPSVPPNQVIIGLALFLTLFIMSPTVDRVYNEAYLPLSKKEINMEEAISKASVPFKEFMLKQTREKDLALFFKLSKTEVKPATPMDLPMKIVVPAFALGELKRAFEIGFLIFLPFLVIDIVVASILLSMGMFMVPPVMISMPFKLLLFVLVDGWQLIIGSLAGGFK